From Quercus lobata isolate SW786 chromosome 11, ValleyOak3.0 Primary Assembly, whole genome shotgun sequence:
AGTAAGCATCTTCATTAATCTTTGTTGGGCCCAAATCAGGTGAGGGCACAGTTGGAGGAGTAAAAGAATCAGCATGTGCCATTGAGTTACCTGAGTCCGTGCACCCCACATATGCGGGATAGTCCCTTTGCCTTAGGGTTTCTTCAACCTGATTCTTTTCCGGTCTAATGGCGCCGGTCTTCTCTGTAGATCCGCCGTCTCTTTCCCCCATTTTCCCTGAACTAGTGATGCTTCCACCAGCAGAACTACCATTACCGCCTTCCTTCACTGAGGCAGATGATATATTTGCCGTGGTATGAGTATAGCCATCCATTCCATCTTCAGATCGTCCTTCTCCGCCACCATCACTGCTAGTAGATCTGGATTTATCACCCACGGCCTTTGTGTTTCCATACGCATGGAGCCAGTCACCATATTGCCTTGAGGCATTTTGGTAGTCCTTGCACTCTTGGCAATGTTTATCATCATGCCCCAACCGGccatacaaaaaacaaaaaatgggtaGCCTCTCATATTTGAAGCTAACCCAGAATTTTTCGCCGTCAGCGCTCGCAATTCTTCCTCCACGTCTGAGTGGCTTATCCAGCTGAAGATCTACACGAATCCTTATGAATTTAGCTTGGTCCGAATGTCCTGTTTTTTGATCTGATTCGATAAAATTCCCCAAGCTGTTACCAAGCTCTTTACCCACCTCTAAGGACATATGCTCAAACGGTAATCCCCATATCTGAACCCAAAATGGAGAATGggtgaaaataatatttgaagCTGACAATCCTTTCCGCCATCTACACAGCAACAgtaaattgttttcaaaattccaGGGCTCGTTTCGTTCAACCCATTGAAGTTGGAATTCAGAGTTGAATTTGAACTGTAGAATGTTATTTCCTACCTCAACAATCTGCAGATTTGATCCTATTTTCCACACAAATCTCAAGGTATTTTTTAAAGCTCTCTGGTTCTGGTGCCTATTGGTGAGAAGATGACCAAAAAGGCTCAAAGAACATTCCTTTAGCAGGTCCAGTCTGCTCTTGGTTGTGATGgaaatctcttcctcttcctccttgGTAAGCCGGAGGTTGAGCAAGCCCTCAACAACGGAATGTTCCATACCGGTGTCAAGGGAggaaaaatggtataaaaacCAGAGAAAAAACCCAGTAATCAGAAAGGTAGGGAGGGAAGGCTCGGCAAAAGTTTTGGCGAGAGGAAGAAGTTCCTACATGGGAGAGGAAAAAAGTTAGTTAAGAAGTTGATATCAAGGTAGCACAACAACACCTCTAAGACATGGCTACAAGGTGTTGGGTTTTGGCATTAATAAGGTTAAGGGTCTTAGAGATAGAGACTTCCTGGAGACTGTTGATGTCTTTAGGCTCTGGGCTCGTAAGAAACTTAAACCTGACAGGTTGGCCAAAAGGATGGGTAGTGATTCTTTCACTATCCGTAATGAAAGGATATGGGACACAACAGGggtatattttgaattttagaatttgttaaAGTATTATTCATTATTAgtcttaaattgatatatttctAAGATTATATgaacaataattaattaatatatgtatCTCTGACATGCTGtgtcctaaatttttttaaattgttgtatCAGTGTGTTGTATTTGTGTCCGTGTTATCTTGTCCATGCTTTCTAGCTCTCTATTTGTCTCCATTTCTAAATGGTTAGTTATTGAATGTGTAACAATAATGAAGTTTAGTTAGTAAATGATAAACAATAAATGTCTTACAAtagtaaattattttgtttacgTCAATAGTACAAACtaacaaataataaacaatGTATATACAATAATGAGAAACAATTATAAGTAGTCGCAAAATCTGTTGCAATAGATGAACCATAAAACACTTcttacaatgtttttttttttttttttttttttttttttttttttttttttttaagagagtttcaatttcCGCCTCACTGAAAAATCGATTTGGtattttggtctgatgataaagagttatcattaggAGCAAatgccataagttgaaattctctttTTACAATGGTTCAATTGTAACAATTTTGGTAATTGTATAAGAGCATTCAGATTAAACATGCTAAAATAGCATAATGTCCAAAATTTGCTCAATGAATTCTAAAAATACCCACATCAATTTATGTTTTCATCAGGAAAAATAAGATGTCACTACGCTACTTGTCCAAATTTAGGAGGCACTCAAGCTAGTTtatacattttattattttattaatttcttcatttttctattactctctctctctcctagtCTTTGTTTCTTCTCTTGTTTCTCAGTGACCAACTCTTCTTTTCGCTTCTTGTTCTCTCAGTTGCTCACTCTCTTCGTCACAACATAAAGgcatttctctctttctctctctctctctctctctctctcttaaaatattGTGCGGACTGATTGTTGTAGTGGATATGATTTGAAAGTGAAAGGGTTGGAGAAATGATCTGATTGTTGCGAAGGTGATGAGATTTGAAATTGAAGGGGTTGGTGAGACAAGGAGACACTTGAgagaagtattaaaaaaataaaagaagaattaaTACTATGATGAAATAGAAAACACGATTAATAATCTGATatgaggttaaaaaaaaaaggttaaataaaatagaaaaagtaagttcttTAATGTATAgtagaagaaaattttagacAAACTGATATAAATGCTCTAAAACCTAATTGAAAGTTTTCTTTGGTTCAATTTGACTTGAAACGTACAAAAATAAATGTCATGATGATTATAGTCAAGGAAGAGCTGTTAAGTATATATGAGTATGGATGATAATAATGATGCTATAGACCATTTGAaacccaaaaagagaaaaaataaatccaacatTTCGGAATATCATCCATTCTCATTGAAAGAAGGAAATGTGAAATGTTACCTATCTTGTATATGCCATCCAGCAATATCTCCTACTTTTCTTAAAGCAGCTCTCCATGTTTGTATCTTCTCTTTATTGACCTCAGCGTCTTTTTCATGCTTAGAGAAGGCTTTTTTAAAAGTTCTTGTTTGATTTCGAATGTGAGATGGTTTTACATGGTAGAAAATGGGCAAAATTGTCAACTGCGTCTCTTTCATGCATTTGACAATCTCAACAAGTTCATCCaaacaccaacttgagaaagcgTAGTTTCTTGAGAGAATTGTGATTGCATACCTGGATTTCTCTATGACTTCCATGAGCTTTGGACCAATGAATGTCCCTTGTTTTAGTTCTTCGCTATCCCTATAGACAGAAATGCCTCTGTCTTTCATAGCAGTATATAGCTGATCTGCAAAAGTCTTGCGGGTGTCAGAACCATAGAAACTGAGGAAAACATCGTATGACCAATGGGGTGTTGAAGAAATAGATGGTGAAGAAGAAGTCTCTTGAGTGCTCATGGAAGCCATTGGAAACTTACAACTTATGCTTTTGTGTATGGAAAAGACTTCTATAAGAACTTCAATATTCGGcttcaaagaaataaaaagacaaaaaaaatttaatattctGTATCAAGTTGGCTTACGTTACCGTTTACATTGTGAAATTCATGTTGACCCACGATTAAGGATTTTGCCATTTTGGTTATGTTGGCACGTGTTAGAAGCTCCCACCAAATGAAGCATTTTCCAACTGATAGCCAGCCAGGGATAGAACTAGCATTTAAACTTAGAATGGTCAAAGTTCTTTATTCAAAGATCTTAAAAAGTTGGAGAATTAATATTAGAGGTTGACAATGATGcattattagcattaattttttaattatttgtattttttcttttgaaaaaaaaattaataataggaATTTTAATCAATAGTTTTCAAGGTCTGACAAAGGTTAGATTGATTATTTATTCTATccacattataaataaaaaaaattatttattcttttcacATAATTCTATAACTAATAACTTCATAATGCCatgatatgtatatatatatatatatatatatagttaaaagattcttaaaaaaaaaaaatacaaaaaactatAGTTAAAAGTTTAAATCCATGTCAAGCATTATATTAATAATACAGCTAAAACCATCGCatacccttggtgcgatggtcacttcataagtataagtgcttgtggggtgtgaagGGTAAGGGCTGAGGTTCAAATCTCCAAGAAGGggcttcatacacatatacacttagattaggttatagtaaaatttctatattttatataaaaaaaaataataatacagctaaaataatggttaataAATATCATGCATTAATATTCTGCGAAAAAAAGGTAAGACAATTATTGGTGTCTTGGTaaggttgagattttttttccttttaaaaaaaaaaaaaaatgaaagtttgaaaaaatggtatttaaaaaaaaaaaaaaagagatcttTTAAACAATCACTTGATAATGGACAATAAGTTTGAGTCTTTAACTAAGTAAGTAATAAAGTTTTTCCCatcactacttttttttgagagagttccCATCATTACATTAATTTAGCTATGGCACAAAGTTTATTACCAATAGACTAATCATACACATGATTTGGTGGCATTTAGGTTAggcacaaaataataaattgctaTTGTTTCACACATGTATTACTATTTATGCAAACATGCCTAGTGTGCcccaaagttaataaaatattaaaaatcaataaaattctatcattcaaaaaataaataaatttttttcaccaGATAAGTTAAAAACACCAACTGACCCAAGCTGGTGGTGATATTAATTGGTGTGTGGATGAAACAATCAGTGGTATAGGAGTTGTTTCTATGGCTATGAGAGTGGAGTTATTTGAGAGAGGAATAGAGCTCTCAAATAAAAGGGAGAAATTGGGTAAATGTTATTAGGTATTTGTGATTTATTTTGCTAGgatttgtaattgatttgttgttattgttttgcTTAGACCGGATTTATGATTTGTTCAAAAATATATGTGCACTTCTTTTAAAGATTTTTCTTGTTATCTAATTTTGGGATTTCATGGGTCAGCTTGTAAATTTTTCTTGTTATCTACTTTAGAGTCAAAagtaatttgtattttgtgtgtgtgtgtgtgttaatatatatatatatatatatatatatatatatatttgtgggcATGGCCTCCTCAGCCCTAAGGTAGTTCCTTCACTGCCGTCACCACCTTTGCCGCCGCACACAACCTGAGTTTTAATACACATTAAAATGTACACATGAAATCGTCTTCATGCAATTGTATGGATTTAAAGTCTTTTGTATGAGATGCCAATTACGTGACTCTAACAACAATTAATTTCGACTCTTTGGTTTCACTGATGATAGAAATCGTGATAAACATTAGGTTCTCTTTttaatcaaaaataaaatgagtgAATCCTAAGTTTATATatagggaaatttttttgatgattcaTGACCTTTCCCAATGATTTAATCTGTAGattatacattttgttttttaacaGAGGAACTTCATTAACTAGAATATAGAAACAGAGTTAGGAGGCCATCGCCTCTTAGAGGAACTTCTGTAGActatactttttaaaattcGAAGGGTAGTTGATCAAGACCTTCCAATAAGATAATACACCAATTGAATTTTGATGTAGGGTGAAAATTGAATTACAGATCTTTTATTCGATTATCAGAAATTTGACCAATTTAGTTAATTGGAATTTACCAATTGGAATTTACCGttcaaattttctttagtttggaataaaacactcaaattctttataatatttttttaaaaaagatatttttaaaCCTAATTAAGTTGAGGTAATCAAAACCCAACCGAAACAAACCATTTCAGCCCCAGCTCGAgttaaaactatatttttattttttaaaaaagataaataaaaaaaggaaataaaagtataaaacccCCCTACAAGTTGTCAAATTGTGcgatatattacccaaaaaaaaaaaaaaattgtgcggTGAGGTCAACCAGACCAACCTCCATCTAgaggtgtcaattcgggttagcgtgtcgggttcgtgtcgtgtcaagataggggtattcgactaaatggctcaaccctaacccgacccatttaataatcgtgtcatgatccttcaaccctaacctgATCTGTTAATAAagcgggttgacctgacccaacccatttgacatacttaataaacgagtcatgttgggttgacacgaatgtaaaacaacccatttcaacctacataatattaaatataacaaccatttagaaataatttttttttttttacatcccaaaaagcaGTGCATACACTTTAAGTCTTCAAcccatattaaaaataataaaattcaacaaaaatataacattcatctagaaataagttctttacactccaaaaaaagtgcatacacttcaacccaaattcaaaataacaaaaataaaataacatagttcaacaaaaatataatatctttggaactcgccaaatgctaagtatcaatattgaaagaatttgagcaaacagtATACTAATCTTAactatgaccacgattatcatccatagattttTTGCTGATGTCTAAATTCAaaacatcttccacaagctcatccaatttcatttgtgcaagttctatccccccctcaaaaaaaagtattagtagttctagagtctgtaaagtttcaattttcaattatatcccttgtaaatttttgtaattactcacttttctttttaaatttaaaatatatgttggatataaaaagtatttgacaaatctaaaataaaataaatatttatttgttatacgagttaaacgaGTTGTGaagtgggtcatttcgggttgacacaaataaattggcgtgtcaaatgtgtctattgcgggttacgcGGGTTGAtccgcttatgacacgtttcttatcgtgttgCTTTCGGgtcgacccgtttatgacccaaacccattaaggcccaaccctaatCCAAAAAAAcacgtgtcgggttcgtgtcgtgttcgtgggttgggttgaacattgacacccctacccCTATCAATAACCTTTGCCAACTAGCGTccccaataaattaaaaaatgttaatgataaaaataaataaattatatatgaaaGGACAGAAACTTGTCCATTAAGTCCGAGGCATGAcctaaccaaaaaatatattatatattaaaaaaaggaaaagtcaAAGGCATCCACGGAAATAGCTTTATTAACTTAGCACGCAAAGAGTTTCTCAAAAAACTTAGCACGCGAAagaagtttatttattatatcGTATGGTTTCGTCAATATGTTAATTTTCTAATGTTTAATTCTTCTGTATAATTGATTTATTAGGATTTTGCCTTTTAATAAGTCATTGAACCAACCAATCTAAAAAttctaatatttaaaaagatatgAAAGGTGTGAATGAGTGGAAATAACAAGGAGCTCTTTCAGATGAAAGAATTGAGGAAATGGTGGACCGATGGCTTGCTGCACAATAcacaaaattcacaaaaatgTTTAAAGTCGACCTAGAGATGGATTGTTGGCAAAACTTATATACAGTacttagagcatctccagcaggttttttatatttttgtactgtttggataGTGGACAATGACATTTACCTTTTACCtatctactttttcaaatatatctttcaacagatttttttatcctttctttatctcatttaaatattatttcttcattcattatttattcatattttaaCACACGTATCTTCATACCCTCATCCCCATTCCTttcattgctaattttttattttgttttattcttttgctaatgAACAGTAGCACATCAGGTTTGGAGAATGACTGTTcattagcaaatttttttttgagtttaaaagAAGTTGTCGGAAGactattttttggtttcattCTCTATTATAGAGATTATTTTGCTTTTACCTAAGCTATTGAAGATGTTCTTATGTGCTATTTCTTAAATTCTTCTTTTAAGATTTAGCCATGTGACTatacttaactaaaaatacacttctatctcataagaaaataaacacatggctgaatcttaagagagaaaatctaaagaacaacacctaagtactgtacctaaattttgttcaTCTTAGATTGCCAActagctctgtcaaaggaattttgtcaatatcctttaaTTCCTCAATTGCGGTGATCTTGGCATaaaatctctcgggtagagatctgagtACCTTTTTAACAATCTTGGGTTTGAGAATGGTTTCCCTaagattaaaggctgagttcactatgtctttGAGCTTGACATAtaactcatcgaatgactcatcctcttCCATATTAATCTCTTCAAAACTCATGGTAagcctctgaaactttgaatccttgacagccttagttctTTTATAAGTTGTCTGGAGGATTGTTCGTGCTTCCTTTGCAGTTTCAGTAGATGACTGAAAAGGAAGCATGGATAATGCATTGAATCTCCTCATTCGTGACCGCACTGAATAacgcattcaatgccctgctgttgaaatttgccgccttgatctttgcatcatcccaatcggctggcgcttcctttggcttggtccaacctatctccacagtttgccacactttctcatctaatgactacaagaaagctctcTTGTGTACTTTCtaatatgcatagttagtgtcatcaaataaatgaggtataataagagaatgtcctctatccatgacaaacaagggttaatggatcacacagcaaagattaatcctaattagagtgtgcttGCTTTGATACTACTTactaggccaagaatgtattgaccccttgtgatgaattaacctaTTAATCaaccaagttaattaattaattcaattagcatgcaataagcgtggtagcataaacaaatcatcaactaagttaatatgcagcggaaaataaattgacacagtgatttgtttacgaatggggaaaccTATATGACAAAAACCCCATCGAGTAATtataaggtcaccactcccgaaaatTCACtgttatcacaacaagtggttacaagtaaaagaatttcagtatcttataccaacttacagttgaacccttaccctaatatctaattggacttgttctatagtgacaatctctcatttcagTGCACGACTCCCAATATGTGATTAACTAATTCGATGTGCAGATCCTAGTACGCGGCTTACACACCAACttaagaaggatgttggctgcaaagttctttagttcatcaacacgatgaagatcacgaaactccttggttacaaaatcttacggcgtacaaacacagcagcttcttgaagagaaagatgaactagggcatatgtctttAGTTCataatatgcttgtgaaaaacttttacATTGAGGTGCATCAGCTGTGACGgaccttaaaacaatccttatatatgtttagggtagtgagaaaagaaagctcaaacatctATACATAAAttatatctaaaaaattgattttcttaaatctcgatagataccctatctattgAAC
This genomic window contains:
- the LOC115966597 gene encoding TMV resistance protein N-like — encoded protein: MASMSTQETSSSPSISSTPHWSYDVFLSFYGSDTRKTFADQLYTAMKDRGISVYRDSEELKQGTFIGPKLMEVIEKSRYAITILSRNYAFSSWCLDELVEIVKCMKETQLTILPIFYHVKPSHIRNQTRTFKKAFSKHEKDAEVNKEKIQTWRAALRKVGDIAGWHIQDR